From the genome of Syngnathus acus chromosome 24, fSynAcu1.2, whole genome shotgun sequence, one region includes:
- the cad gene encoding CAD protein, with the protein MSEKTIASLILEDGTRFTGSLFGAKVSVSGEVVFQTGMVGYPESLTDPSYHCQLLTLTYPLVGNYGVPADVEGAFGLSKWFESSKIHAAALIIGELSECPSHWSSVKSLDQWLQEQGVPGLQGIDTRCLTKKIREKGTMLGKLVLEGTPEDTVPFDNPDKRNLVQEVSMREPQLFNPSGILRITVVDCGIKYNQIRCLAERGARVTVVPWDHPLDSSEFDGLFISNGPGDPLLCQATIDNVRKVVCVDQPKPVFGICLGHQLLSLVIGAKTYKMKYGNRGHNQPCLHKGTDRCFITSQNHGFAVDPDTLPRDWDVLFTNANDHTNEGIVHNTQPLFSVQFHPEHMAGPTDLVGLFDVFLDTVRDHKEGNADKPVKRRLMEHLTYTNSPKTEEVSRPRKVLILGSGGLSIGQAGEFDYSGSQAIKALKEENIQTVLINPNIATVQTSKGLADKVYFLPITAEYVTQVIKNERPDGVLLTFGGQTALNCGVELTKLGVLEKYNVRVLGTPVASIEMTEDRKIFVEKMEEINEHVAPSEAALSVEQAVAAAERLGYPVLVRSAFALGGLGSGFANSREELTSLVTSAFAHTSQVLVDKSLKGWKEIEYEVVRDAFDNCVTVCNMENIDPLGIHTGESIVVAPSQTLNDHEYNMLRNTAIKVIRHLGIVGECNIQYALNPESDQYYIIEVNARLSRSSALASKATGYPLAYVAAKLGLGIPLPQLKNSVTNSTTANFEPSLDYCVVKVPRWDLSKFLRVSTKIGSSMKSVGEVMAIGRSFEEAFQKALRMVDENCVGFDHTIKPVSQEELQMPTDKRIFVLAAALRAGYTVDQLYELTKIDRWFLHKMKNIADHERLLEKYNQDESLMPPEVMRKAKQLGFSDKQIAFAVQSTELAVRKLRHDWSILPVVKQIDTVAAEWPAFTNYLYLTYNAAQHDLSFSDLHVMVIGSGVYRIGSSVEFDWCAVGCITELRKMGYKTIMVNYNPETVSTDYDMCDRLYFDEISFEVVMDIYELENLEGVILSMGGQLPNNIAMSLHRQQCRILGTSPEFIDSAENRFKFSRMLDTIGISQPQWKELSDTESAISFCETVGYPCLVRPSYVLSGAAMNVAYSDNDLEKYLSNAVAVSKEHPVVISKFIQEAKEIDVDAVASDGVVLAFAVSEHVENAGVHSGDATLVTPPQDLNQKTIERIKIIVHAIGQELQVTGPLNLQLIAKDDQLKVIECNVRVSRSFPFVSKTLGVDLVALATQIIMGEEVEPVGLMRGKGIVGVKVPQFSFSRLAGADVVLGVEMTSTGEVACFGENRYEAYLKAMLSTGFKIPKKNILLSIGSYKNKSELLPTVQTLETLGYDLYASLGTADFYTEHGIKVTAVDWPFEEDESDCPTKEKQRSIMNYLEENHFDLVVNLSMRNSGGRRLSSFVTKGYRTRRMAIDYSVPLIIDIKCTKLFVQALRQIGRSPPVKTHIDSMTSQTLVRLPGLIDVHVHLREPGATHKEDFSSGTAAALAGGVTMVCAMPNTSPAITDGTTLALAQKLAKANCRCDYALYLGATSDNAAVLPSISSQAVGLKMYLNDTYSTLKMDNVSLWMEHFEKWPKHLPIVAHAEKQTVAAILMVAQLYQRPVHICHVAKKDEIMVIRAAKQKGIHVTCEVAPHHLFLCDDNVVEIGNGRAEVRPMLGSREDMEALWENLDIIDCFATDHAPHSVEEKNSDHPPPGYPGLETMLPLLLTAVSEGRLTLDDIIRRLHDNPRRIFNLPMQENTYVEVDLEHEWVIPQAMLFTKSKWTPFQGMKVKGKVRRVVLRGEVAYIDGQVLVAPGYGEDVKSWPVASVLSPESPMTPERPRPTPPRDGPVRTRAASPRRSAGDSRYLQPARIHRSSDPGMPPEMVMLPPSGVAESYGHPPPLSRLLSPQPGPGQTVVGQLPHAHMSPLLHPLVGQHVLSVRQFSKDQMSHLFNIAHTLRLLVQKERSLDILKGKVMASMFYEVSTRTSSSFAAAMQRLGGSVVHFSESTSSTQKGESLTDSVQTMSCYADVLVLRHPSPGAVESASRHCRKPVINAGDGVGEHPTQALLDVFTIREELGTVNGMTVTMVGDLKHGRTVHSLAKLLTQYRITLRYVAPKNLHMPAEIIDYVASKGIKQEEFESIEEALPETDVLYMTRIQKERFASEEDYKACFGQFILSPHIMTAAKKKMVVMHPLPRVNEISAEVDTDPRAAYFRQAENGMYIRMALLATVLGR; encoded by the exons GTATCGATACCCGCTGCCTGACCAAAAAGATCCGCGAGAAGGGGACCATGTTGGGAAAGCTGGTTTTGGAGGGGACCCCTGAGGACACTGTTCCCTTTGACAATCCTGACAAAAGGAACCTGGTCCAGGAGGTGTCCATGAGG GAGCCGCAATTGTTCAACCCCAGCGGTATTCTGCGGATCACCGTGGTGGACTGCGGTATCAAATACAACCAAATCCGCTGCCTGGCCGAGCGAGGTGCCCGCGTCACCGTTGTACCCTGGGACCACCCGTTGGATAGCTCAG AATTTGATGGTTTGTTCATCAGCAACGGTCCAGGCGATCCGCTTCTCTGCCAGGCCACCATCGACAACGTACGCAAGGTGGTGTGCGTGGATCAGCCCAAGCCAGTTTTCGGCATCTGCCTGGGACACCAGCTGCTCTCCTTGGTCATCGGAGCAAAGACCTACAAGATGAA GTACGGCAACCGTGGCCACAACCAGCCTTGCCTCCACAAGGGCACCGACCGCTGCTTCATCACCAGTCAGAACCACGGCTTCGCTGTGGACCCCGACACCCTGCCGAGAGACTGGGACGTTCTCTTCACAAACGCCAACGATCACACCAACGAGGGCATCGTGCACAACACGCAGCCGCTTTTCAG TGTCCAGTTCCATCCCGAGCATATGGCCGGCCCGACGGATCTGGTCGGCTTGTTTGACGTGTTCCTTGACACCGTCAGAGACCACAAGGAGGGCAATGCTGACAAAccag TGAAGCGGCGTCTGATGGAGCATCTCACCTATACAAATTCCCCCAAGACTGAAGAGGTTTCCCGACCGAGGAAGGTCCTCATCTTGGGCTCTGGGGGCCTTTCCATCGGCCAGGCCGGAGAGTTTGACTACTCGGGTTCTCAG gctATTAAGGCTCTGAAGGAGGAGAACATCCAGACAGTGCTGATTAATCCCAATATCGCCACAGTGCAGACCTCTAAGGGTCTGGCGGACAAGGTTTACTTCCTGCCCATTACAGCAGAATACGTCACTCAG GTGATTAAAAACGAGCGCCCAGACGGCGTCCTGCTGACGTTCGGCGGGCAGACGGCGCTGAATTGTGGCGTGGAGCTGACCAAGCTGGGTGTGCTGGAGAAGTACAACGTGAGGGTTCTGGGCACGCCTGTGGCCTCCATCGAGATGACCGAGGACAGGAAGATCTTTGTGGAGAAAATGGAGGAGATCAACGAGCATGTGGCGCCCAGCGAGGCTGCCCTCTCCGTGGAGCAG GCGGTGGCCGCCGCAGAGCGCCTGGGCTACCCCGTGCTGGTGCGCTCGGCCTTCGCCCTGGGCGGCCTGGGCTCGGGCTTCGCCAACAGCCGCGAGGAGCTGACCTCCCTGGTCACGTCGGCCTTCGCGCACACCTCGCAGGTGCTGGTGGACAAGTCGCTGAAAGGCTGGAAGGAGATCGAGTACGAGGTGGTGCGCGACGCCTTCGACAACTGCGTCACT GTGTGTAACATGGAGAATATTGACCCTCTGGGCATCCACACTGGAGAGTCTATCGTTGTGGCGCCCAGTCAAACGCTCAACGACCACGAGTACAATATGCTTCGGAACACCGCCATCAAGGTCATCCGCCATCTTGGCATTGTGGGAGAGTGCAACATCCAGTATGCGCTTAATCCCGAATCTGACCAG TACTACATCATCGAGGTCAACGCCCGCCTGTCGCGCAGCTCTGCTCTGGCCAGTAAAGCGACGGGTTACCCTCTGGCATATGTAGCAGCAAAACTCGGCCTGGGGATTCCGTTGCCGCAACTCAA gaATTCTGTCACCAACTCAACCACGGCTAACTTTGAGCCCAGTTTAGACTACTGTGTAGTGAAGGTGCCTCGTTGGGATCTGAGCAAGTTCTTGAGGGTCTCCACCAAGATTGGAAGCTCCATGAAAAGTGTCG GTGAGGTGATGGCCATCGGCCGCAGCTTTGAGGAGGCCTTCCAGAAGGCTCTGAGGATGGTGGATGAGAACTGCGTCGGGTTTGATCACACTATCAAGCCGGTGTCTCAAGAG GAGCTCCAGATGCCCACTGACAAGCGGATCTTCGTTCTGGCCGCCGCCCTCCGTGCCGGCTACACGGTGGACCAACTGTACGAGCTGACCAAGATCGACCGCTGGTTCTTGCACAAGATGAAGAACATCGCCGACCACGAGCGACTGCTGGAGAAGTACAACCAG GACGAGAGTCTCATGCCGCCCGAGGTGATGCGCAAGGCCAAGCAGTTGGGCTTCTCGGACAAGCAGATCGCGTTTGCTGTCCAGAG CACCGAACTGGCTGTGAGGAAGCTACGCCACGATTGGTCCATCCTTCCTGTGGTCAAGCAGATCGACACAGTGGCAGCGGAGTGGCCGGCCTTCACCAACTACCTGTACCTGACCTACAACGCCGCCCAGCACGACCTGAGCTTCAGCGACCTGCACGTCATGGTGATCGGATCGGGCGTTTACCGCATCGGCAGCAGCGTCGAATTCGACTGGTGCGCGGTGGGCTGCATCACCGAGCTCCGGAAG ATGGGCTACAAGACCATAATGGTGAACTACAACCCTGAGACGGTCAGCACGGACTACGACATGTGTGACCGCCTCTACTTTGATGAAATCTCCTTTGAG GTGGTGATGGATATCTATGAGCTGGAAAACCTGGAGGGCGTGATCCTCTCCATGGGCGGCCAGCTGCCCAACAACATTGCCATGTCGCTGCACCGCCAGCAGTGCCGCATCCTGGGAACCTCGCCCGAGTTCATCGACTCGGCAGAGAACAGGTTTAAGTTCTCCCGAATGTTGGACACCATCGGCATCAGCCAGCCACAGTGGAAAGAACTCTCCGATACCGAG TCTGCTATAAGTTTTTGTGAGACGGTGGGCTACCCATGCTTGGTTCGGCCGTCCTACGTGCTGAGCGGTGCTGCCATGAACGTTGCCTACAGCGACAATGACCTGGAGAAATACCTGAGTAACGCCGTGGCCGTGTCCAAGGAGCATCCTGTCGTCATTTCTAAGTTCATACAGGAGGCCAAG GAAATAGACGTGGATGCGGTGGCGAGCGACGGCGTGGTCTTGGCCTTCGCCGTGTCGGAGCATGTGGAGAACGCCGGCGTGCACTCTGGCGACGCCACGCTGGTGACGCCCCCTCAGGACCTCAACCAGAAGACAATCGAGAGGATCAAGATCATCGTCCACGCCATTGGGCAAGAATTGCAGGTCACGGGACCCTTGAATCTGCAACTCATTGCGAAG GACGACCAGCTGAAGGTGATTGAATGCAACGTTCGCGTCTCGCGCTCCTTCCCCTTTGTATCCAAGACGCTGGGCGTGGACCTCGTCGCCCTCGCGACGCAGATCATCATgggcgaggaggtggagcCGGTGGGCCTGATGAGAGGAAAGGGCATTGTGGGCGTCAAG GTTCCTCAGTTTTCCTTCTCACGGCTGGCGGGTGCAGACGTGGTGCTGGGCGTGGAGATGACCAGCACTGGAGAGGTGGCGTGTTTTGGTGAAAACCGCTACGAAGCTTACCTCAAAGCCATGCTCTCCACCGGCTTCAAGATTCCCAAGAAGAACATTCTGCTCTCCATCGGTAGCTACAAG aaCAAGAGCGAGCTACTGCCCACAGTACAGACTCTGGAGACGCTGGGTTACGACCTTTATGCCAGTCTGGGCACTGCTGATTTCTACACGGAACACGGCATCAAG GTGACAGCCGTGGACTGGCCGTTCGAGGAGGACGAAAGCGATTGTCCCACCAAGGAGAAGCAACGAAGCATCATGAACTACCTGGAGGAGAACCACTTTGACCTGGTGGTCAACCTCTCGATGAGGAACAGCGGGGGCCGCCGCCTCTCCTCCTTTGTCACCAAGGGTTACCGCACCCGCCGCATGGCCATCGACTACTCAGTGCCACTCATTATCGACATCAAATGCACCAAACTCTTTGTACAG GCTCTCCGTCAGATTGGCCGAAGTCCGCCGGTGAAGACTCACATCGACAGCATGACCTCACAGACATTAGTCCGCCTGCCTG GCCTCATCGACGTCCACGTCCACTTGCGGGAACCCGGCGCCACCCACAAAGAGGACTTCTCCTCGGGCACGGCGGCTGCCCTGGCTGGCGGCGTGACCATGGTGTGCGCCATGCCCAATACCTCCCCCGCCATCACCGATGGCACCACCCTGGCCCTCGCTCAGAAG CTCGCTAAAGCCAACTGCCGCTGCGACTACGCACTTTATTTGGGGGCCACCTCGGACAACGCGGCTGTCCTGCCGTCCATTTCCAGTCAGGCTGTCGGCCTGAAGATGTACCTAAACGACACCTACTCCACCCTTAAGATGGACAATGTCTCACTGTGGATGGAG CACTTTGAGAAGTGGCCCAAGCATCTTCCCATTGTGGCACACGCTGAGAAGCAGACGGTGGCCGCCATCTTGATGGTGGCTCAGCTCTACCAGCGGCCGGTGCACATCTGCCATGTGGCCAAAAAGGATGAG ATCATGGTCATCCGGGCCGCCAAGCAGAAGGGCATCCATGTGACATGTGAGGTGGCGCCTCATCACCTGTTCCTTTGCGACGACAACGTGGTGGAGATCGGCAATGGGCGAGCGGAGGTGCGACCCATGCTGGGCTCCCGCGAGGACATGGAGGCGCTGTGGGAGAACCTGGACATTATCGACTGCTTCGCCACAGACCACG CTCCTCACTCGGTGGAAGAGAAAAACAGTGACCATCCTCCTCCAGGCTACCCCGGCCTAGAGACCATGCTGCCACTGCTGCTCACCGCCGTCAGCGAGGGGCGTCTGACTTTGGACGACATCATCCGTCGTCTTCACGACAACCCGCGCCGCATCTTTAACCTGCCCATGCAGGAAAACACTTATGTGGAG GTGGACTTGGAGCATGAGTGGGTGATTCCACAGGCCATGCTTTTCACCAAGTCCAAGTGGACGCCGTTCCAAGGCATGAAGGTGAAGGGCAAAGTTCGTCGTGTGGTTCTGCGAGGAGAGGTGGCCTACATCGACGGGCAG gTGTTGGTGGCACCAGGTTACGGCGAAGACGTGAAGAGCTGGCCAGTGGCTTCCGTCCTTTCCCCCGAAAGCCCAATG ACCCCCGAGCGTCCTCGCCCGACCCCTCCCCGCGACGGTCCGGTGCGAACTCGAGCAGCCAGCCCTCGACGTTCGGCTGGAGACAGTCGCTACCTGCAGCCCGCCCGCATCCACCGCTCTTCCGACCCTGGAATGCCACCAG AGATGGTCATGCTGCCGCCCTCGGGTGTGGCCGAAAGCTACGGCCACCCGCCTCCGCTGTCCAGGCTTCTGTCCCCCCAGCCTGGGCCTGGGCAGACAGTCGTCGGCCAGCTGCCCCACGCCCACATGTCTCCTCTGCTGCACCCCCTGGTTGGCCAGCACGTCCTGTCCGTCAGACAGTTCAGCAAAGACCAG ATGTCTCACCTGTTCAACATTGCACACACGTTACGCTTGCTGGTTCAGAAGGAACGTAGCCTCGACATACTCAAG GGCAAAGTGATGGCGTCCATGTTCTACGAGGTGAGCACCCGCACCAGCAGTTCCTTCGCGGCAGCCATGCAGCGTCTGGGTGGCTCAGTGGTCCACTTCAGTGAGTCCACATCGTCCACGCAGAAGGGCGAGTCCCTGACGGACTCGGTGCAGACCATGAGCTGCTACGCTGATGTTCTGGTGCTTAGACACCCCAGTCCCGGAGCCGTGGAG AGCGCATCACGCCACTGTCGCAAGCCAGTGATCAACGCAGGTGACGGGGTGGGCGAACACCCCACTCAGGCTCTTCTGGACGTCTTCACCATCCGGGAGGAGCTGGGCACGGTCAACGGCATGACA GTCACCATGGTCGGCGATCTGAAACATGGCCGCACCGTCCACTCGCTGGCCAAACTGTTGACTCAGTACCGCATCACACTACGCTACGTGGCCCCCAAGAACCTCCACATGCCGGCCGAGATCATCGACTACGTGGCCTCCAAGGGAATCAAACAG GAGGAGTTCGAGAGCATCGAGGAAGCTCTGCCTGAGACTGACGTTCTCTACATGACCAGGATTCAGAAGGAGAGGTTTGCATCCGAAGAGGACTACAAAGCT tgtTTCGGTCAGTTCATCCTCAGCCCACACATCATGACCGCTGCCAAGAAGAAGATGGTGGTCATGCATCCACTGCCCCGAGTTAATGAAATCAG CGCCGAAGTGGACACTGACCCGAGGGCAGCCTACTTCCGCCAGGCGGAGAACGGCATGTACATCCGAATGGCCCTGCTGGCCACCGTACTCGGACGATAA
- the dnajc5ga gene encoding dnaJ (Hsp40) homolog, subfamily C, member 5 gamma a isoform X1: MANTNPHANPHANPHASRAQRKMSTVGESVYKVLGLEKGASAEDIKKAYRKLALKYHPDKNPDNPEAAEKFKEINNANTILNDETKRKIYDQYGSMGLYVSEQFGEESVKYYFLMSKWWFKALMLCCTLFSCCCCCCCCCFCCGRCKPPDEDDSYQYVDPEDLEAQIKAEQDNGNTVIIGQPSASGGGAQIPDGKGPSTPLPMPPPLAPESEPGLQQEEEKPRESLPESK, encoded by the exons ATGGCTAACACCAACCCCCATGCCAACCCCCATGCCAACCCCCATGCGTCACGGGCCCAGAGGAAGATGTCCACGGTGGGGGAGAGCGTCTACAAGGTGTTGGGATTGGAGAAAGGCGCCTCGGCCGAGGACATCAAGAAAGCCTACAG GAAGTTGGCGCTGAAGTACCACCCGGACAAGAACCCGGACAACCCGGAGGCGGCGGAGAAGTTCAAGGAGATCAACAATGCTAACACCATCCTCAACGATGAAACTAAGAGGAAGATCTACGACCAGTACGGCTCCATGGGACTGTACGTGTCCGAGCAGTTTGGGGAGGAGAGCGTCAAGTATTACTTTCTCATGTCCAAGTGGTGGTTCAAG GCTCTGATGCTGTGCTGCACGCTGttcagctgctgctgttgttgctgctgctgctgcttctgctgcggCAGGTGTAAGCCTCCGGACGAGGACGACAGCTACCAGTACGTGGACCCCGAGGATCTGGAGGCGCAGATCAAAGCGGAGCAGGACAACG GCAACACAGTAATCATAGGCCAGCCCTCGGCCAGCGGGGGTGGCGCCCAGATCCCGGACGGCAAAGGTCCGTCCACCCCGCTGCCCATGCCGCCCCCGCTTGCACCCGAGTCCGAGCCCGGGTTGcagcaagaggaggagaagccCCGCGAGAGCTTGCCTGAGTCAAAATGA
- the dnajc5ga gene encoding dnaJ (Hsp40) homolog, subfamily C, member 5 gamma a isoform X2 codes for MANTNPHANPHANPHASRAQRKMSTVGESVYKVLGLEKGASAEDIKKAYRKLALKYHPDKNPDNPEAAEKFKEINNANTILNDETKRKIYDQYGSMGLYVSEQFGEESVKYYFLMSKWWFKALMLCCTLFSCCCCCCCCCFCCGRCKPPDEDDSYQYVDPEDLEAQIKAEQDNGR; via the exons ATGGCTAACACCAACCCCCATGCCAACCCCCATGCCAACCCCCATGCGTCACGGGCCCAGAGGAAGATGTCCACGGTGGGGGAGAGCGTCTACAAGGTGTTGGGATTGGAGAAAGGCGCCTCGGCCGAGGACATCAAGAAAGCCTACAG GAAGTTGGCGCTGAAGTACCACCCGGACAAGAACCCGGACAACCCGGAGGCGGCGGAGAAGTTCAAGGAGATCAACAATGCTAACACCATCCTCAACGATGAAACTAAGAGGAAGATCTACGACCAGTACGGCTCCATGGGACTGTACGTGTCCGAGCAGTTTGGGGAGGAGAGCGTCAAGTATTACTTTCTCATGTCCAAGTGGTGGTTCAAG GCTCTGATGCTGTGCTGCACGCTGttcagctgctgctgttgttgctgctgctgctgcttctgctgcggCAGGTGTAAGCCTCCGGACGAGGACGACAGCTACCAGTACGTGGACCCCGAGGATCTGGAGGCGCAGATCAAAGCGGAGCAGGACAACG GACGATGA
- the LOC119118311 gene encoding dynein regulatory complex subunit 4-like, whose product MPPKKGKGKKEKKGKKRPKAPQEPEPPPELSDEVKALISQIEQLQIDVETEMKERNKFQLEVDMLCTFWEVTGQQLEETNAEYVNLYNEIETDELNHRQDIKEYLGGIKLYKEDLKKHQEDFEKHVRKVEELEVKPYEKERAEMILDEQLDIEDTVNMLKAKHNEDMARREQGMNEQLLQTEQKYKKKLELLQHDLTNKEKTKLSEREYYWSNLIHNLQQDHDQRYSKFDAFVNDCKTKDLHHKDKLRKQIQVFVATEENKNHRVDGSMDIKMLKQEQKAVQGQIIKLQKSLRNPIVKTHPNERVKHLELSKLNQDYDSRDQKFKQLERDMEEMHHTYCENLLDIQWKADQKHAEMEAQLAALKEKIQKLQSLVCMRLFGIEIPATGALVKQAADNQADEAGRSPGHWSHKTRLNQTVTWQLQNVKELLQRDVETAVKERSALTKLINEKVDEVFQAKKALQKVTWQLEVAKKFKSGKVPQEFCPEPLETPLHLQDDKQPMGGLMEEVIRIACKDPPTDSQNRLSSLMCDQVLDRQLRNSKELLESHAEVATKRRTQFILILNDKTHELHGLQRKIKDTIKELEKQKLVADQNLSVRGALLQLK is encoded by the coding sequence ATGCCTCCCAAAAAAGGCAAaggaaaaaaggagaaaaaggggaaaaagagaCCCAAAGCACCACAAGAGCCTGAGCCTCCGCCCGAATTGTCAGACGAGGTGAAGGCCCTCATAAGCCAAATTGAACAGCTCCAAATAGATGTGGAAACAGAAATGAAGGAGAGGAACAAGTTCCAGCTGGAAGTGGACATGCTCTGCACCTTCTGGGAGGTGACAGGCCAACAACTGGAGGAGACCAACGCTGAGTATGTCAACCTGTACAACGAAATTGAGACGGACGAGCTCAACCACCGACAAGACATCAAAGAGTACTTGGGAGGAATCAAGCTCTACAAGGAGGATCTCAAGAAGCACCAGGAAGACTTTGAAAAGCATGTGCGTAAGGTTGAGGAGTTGGAGGTAAAGCCTTACGAGAAGGAGCGTGCTGAGATGATACTGGACGAACAGCTGGACATCGAGGACACTGTCAACATGCTGAAGGCCAAGCACAACGAAGACATGGCTAGAAGAGAACAGGGGATGAATGAGCAGCTCCTGCAGACGGAGCAAAAGTACAAGAAGAAGCTGGAGCTGCTCCAACACGACCTGACCAACAAGGAGAAGACCAAACTGAGCGAGAGAGAGTACTACTGGAGTAACCTCATCCACAATCTGCAGCAAGACCACGACCAACGCTACAGCAAGTTTGACGCCTTCGTCAATGACTGCAAGACGAAGGACCTGCACCATAAGGACAAGCTAAGGAAACAAATCCAAGTCTTTGTCGCCACGGAGGAGAATAAAAACCACCGTGTGGATGGATCGATGGATATCAAGATGCTGAAACAAGAGCAAAAGGCTGTCCAGGGGCAAATTATCAAACTCCAAAAATCCTTGAGGAATCCCATCGTAAAGACGCACCCCAATGAGAGGGTCAAACATCTGGAACTGAGCAAGTTAAATCAAGACTATGACTCGCGGGATCAGAAGTTCAAGCAACTCGAGCGGGACATGGAAGAGATGCACCACACGTACTGTGAAAACCTCCTTGACATCCAGTGGAAGGCTGATCAGAAACATGCGGAAATGGAAGCCCAACTGGCCGCACTGAAGGAAAAAATCCAAAAGCTCCAGTCTCTGGTTTGCATGCGGCTCTTCGGCATCGAGATCCCAGCCACGGGGGCTCTTGTGAAACAAGCGGCGGACAACCAGGCGGACGAAGCGGGACGTAGCCCAGGACACTGGAGCCACAAGACCAGACTCAACCAGACGGTCACCTGGCAGCTACAAAATGTCAAGGAGCTTCTTCAAAGAGACGTGGAGACTGCCGTCAAGGAGAGGTCGGCTCTGACCAAACTCATCAACGAGAAGGTCGACGAGGTGTTCCAGGCCAAGAAAGCCCTCCAAAAAGTCACATGGCAGCTCGAAGTGGCGAAAAAGTTCAAATCGGGCAAAGTCCCGCAAGAATTCTGTCCAGAACCCTTGGAGACACCGCTCCACCTCCAGGACGACAAGCAACCCATGGGCGGCCTGATGGAAGAAGTCATCAGGATCGCGTGCAAGGATCCCCCGACCGACTCCCAAAACAGGTTAAGCTCCTTGATGTGCGATCAAGTGCTGGACAGGCAGTTGAGGAACAGCAAGGAGCTCCTGGAGAGTCACGCCGAGGTGGCCACAAAGAGGAGGACGCAATTCATCCTAATATTGAACGACAAGACGCACGAGCTGCACGGCCTTCAACGCAAAATCAAAGACACCATCAAGGAGCTGGAGAAGCAGAAATTAGTCGCCGACCAGAATCTGAGCGTACGCGGAGCTTTGCTACAACTCAAGTAA